One genomic region from Quercus robur chromosome 4, dhQueRobu3.1, whole genome shotgun sequence encodes:
- the LOC126720782 gene encoding 60S ribosomal protein L27-3-like produces the protein MVKFLKPNKAVVLLQGRFAGHKAVIVRNFDDGNRDRPYGHCLVAGLAKYPKKVIRKDSAKKTAKKSRVKAFLKVVNYSHIMPTRYTLDVDLKDIVSADALQSRDKKVTAAKETKARFEDRFKSGKNRWFFSKLRF, from the coding sequence ATGGTGAAGTTCTTGAAACCCAACAAGGCAGTGGTCCTTCTACAGGGCCGATTCGCAGGCCACAAAGCCGTGATCGTTCGCAACTTCGACGATGGCAACCGAGACAGACCCTACGGTCACTGTTTGGTAGCTGGTCTAGCCAAGTACCCAAAGAAAGTGATCCGCAAGGACTCGGCCAAGAAGACCGCCAAGAAGTCACGCGTCAAGGCCTTCCTCAAGGTCGTGAACTACTCTCACATCATGCCCACTCGCTACACTCTCGACGTCGATCTCAAAGACATTGTCTCCGCTGATGCTCTTCAGTCTAGGGACAAGAAGGTCACTGCAGCTAAGGAGACCAAGGCTAGGTTCGAGGACAGGTTTAAGTCTGGAAAGAATAGGTGGTTCTTTTCTAAGCTcaggttttga
- the LOC126720783 gene encoding 54S ribosomal protein L51, mitochondrial-like has translation MALRGAWQLQKLVLSFSDLGGSSRGIRAFMESHLPAFGEKNPQLDVVTQLIRGQHPHLKGLYWNKNERVICVKNMDPEVVLLHATRLRNSLGRKVVKLKTRHVAKHPSVQGTWTTELKF, from the exons ATGGCTTTGAGAGGTGCATGGCAACTTCAAAAGCTGGTTCTGAGCTTTTCTGATTTGGGAGGAAGTAGTAGGGGCATCAG GGCATTTATGGAGTCACATCTGCCAGcatttggagagaaaaatcCTCAGCTAGATGTTGTTACTCAGCTGATTCGTGGTCAGCATCCACATTTGAAAGGACTTTACT GGAACAAAAACGAAAGGGTGATATGTGTGAAGAATATGGATCCAGAAGTCGTACTTCTACATGCAACCAGGCTAAGGAATTCTTTGGGAAGAAAGGTTGTGAAACTGAAGACAAGACATGTTGCCAAACACCCTAGCGTTCAGGGTACATGGACAAcagaattgaaattttga